One part of the Parabacteroides distasonis ATCC 8503 genome encodes these proteins:
- a CDS encoding TolC family protein, with amino-acid sequence MKQYALLFACLFFLCVGSKAQEQPTRWTLRTCLDYALEHNIQVKKSKVSHLSGIEDTKQAKAQLFPSLSASVTQGFVNYPSSDAATNNSYSGNYALNAKWTLFDGGQRVQTIKQQEIQNTVDELGIEQNEDDIQISLIQTYMQVLYAMESVRINQNTVEVSTAQRDRAVELLRAGSISKVDLAQLESQLSTDKYQLVVAQTNLDNYKLQLKQLLELDITEEIELVMPELTEKDILTPLPSKQTIYNTSLAVMPQIKSSELAVDIAELEKKKAKGAFLPSLSMNAGLGTGHLSGTDYAFGSQIWNSFNESVGLTISIPIFSNRQYKTAYNKAKYAITTSQLELLNTQKQLLQTVEGIYLDATSSQTQYTSATERLSYVKESYNLIDEQFSLGMKNTLELLTEKNNYLTAQQEQLQAKYMALMSVQLLNVYQKKPVAENY; translated from the coding sequence ATGAAACAATACGCTTTATTATTCGCATGTCTGTTCTTCCTCTGTGTAGGGAGTAAGGCACAAGAGCAACCTACCCGATGGACGTTGCGCACTTGCTTGGATTACGCTTTGGAGCATAATATCCAAGTAAAGAAAAGCAAGGTGTCGCATCTTTCCGGTATAGAGGATACGAAGCAGGCGAAAGCACAGCTTTTCCCTTCCCTTTCGGCTTCGGTTACCCAAGGATTCGTGAATTATCCTTCGAGCGACGCCGCTACGAATAATAGCTATAGCGGTAATTATGCGCTGAACGCTAAATGGACGCTTTTTGATGGAGGGCAACGTGTACAGACGATCAAGCAACAGGAAATACAAAATACCGTCGATGAGCTAGGTATCGAGCAAAACGAGGATGATATCCAAATCTCCTTGATACAGACCTATATGCAGGTACTATATGCGATGGAGTCCGTTCGTATCAACCAAAATACGGTCGAGGTATCTACGGCGCAGCGGGATCGTGCGGTGGAGTTGCTACGTGCCGGTTCGATTTCGAAAGTGGATTTGGCCCAGTTGGAAAGCCAGTTAAGCACCGATAAATATCAATTGGTCGTAGCCCAGACGAATCTAGACAATTATAAGTTGCAATTGAAGCAATTACTAGAACTGGATATAACCGAAGAGATCGAATTGGTGATGCCGGAGCTTACGGAGAAAGATATCTTAACCCCGCTTCCGAGCAAGCAAACGATTTACAATACCTCTCTGGCCGTGATGCCGCAAATAAAGAGCAGTGAGCTGGCCGTGGACATCGCTGAGCTGGAGAAGAAAAAGGCGAAAGGCGCTTTCCTCCCTTCGCTCTCCATGAACGCCGGGCTGGGTACCGGCCATCTCTCCGGAACGGATTACGCTTTCGGTAGCCAGATCTGGAATAGCTTCAACGAGAGTGTCGGATTGACGATCAGCATCCCTATCTTCAGTAACCGTCAGTATAAGACGGCCTATAACAAGGCGAAATACGCGATTACCACCAGCCAGTTGGAGTTGCTGAATACCCAAAAACAATTGCTGCAAACCGTGGAGGGGATCTATCTGGACGCTACCTCGTCGCAGACCCAATATACCTCGGCTACCGAACGCTTGAGTTACGTGAAGGAAAGCTATAACTTGATCGATGAGCAATTCAGCCTCGGTATGAAAAATACGCTTGAGCTATTGACGGAGAAGAACAATTATCTGACCGCCCAGCAAGAGCAGCTACAAGCGAAATACATGGCCTTGATGAGCGTCCAGTTGCTGAATGTTTATCAGAAGAAGCCGGTTGCGGAGAATTATTAA
- a CDS encoding LytR/AlgR family response regulator transcription factor, with the protein MRLTCAIIDDEPLAVSLLESYVLKTPFLDLQGTYNSALDALSDLRDRPVDLLFLDIQMPELSGLEFSRILNADTRVIFTTAFDQYAVDSYRVNALDYLLKPISYPDFLASANKALRWYELLRKPVSSEEKEGSAPIAEKGGMESIFVKSEYKLLQIELRKILYIEGLKDYVKIFVEDEPRPVLSLMSMKSLEDMLPSDRFVRVHRSFIVQPEKIKVIERNRIVFGKEYIPISDNYKQHFLEMIERRSILPK; encoded by the coding sequence ATGAGATTGACTTGCGCTATTATTGACGATGAACCTTTAGCGGTTAGCTTGCTGGAAAGCTACGTCTTGAAAACTCCGTTTCTGGATTTACAAGGGACTTATAATAGTGCCTTGGACGCTCTTTCCGACTTACGGGATCGGCCGGTGGATCTGCTTTTTCTGGATATCCAGATGCCGGAGTTGAGCGGATTGGAGTTCTCCCGTATCTTGAACGCCGATACCCGTGTCATTTTTACGACGGCTTTCGATCAATATGCCGTGGATAGTTACCGAGTAAACGCGCTGGATTATTTGTTGAAGCCAATTAGTTATCCGGACTTCCTTGCCTCGGCGAATAAGGCGTTGCGATGGTATGAGCTGCTCCGTAAGCCGGTGTCTTCGGAAGAGAAGGAAGGATCCGCGCCAATTGCGGAGAAGGGCGGGATGGAGAGTATTTTCGTCAAGAGTGAGTATAAGCTGTTGCAAATAGAGCTGCGCAAGATATTATATATTGAAGGATTAAAGGATTACGTGAAGATATTCGTGGAGGATGAGCCCCGTCCGGTCCTTTCGTTGATGAGCATGAAGAGTTTGGAGGATATGTTACCTTCGGATCGCTTTGTGCGTGTTCATCGCTCTTTTATCGTCCAGCCGGAGAAGATCAAGGTGATCGAGCGTAATCGGATTGTCTTTGGAAAGGAGTATATCCCGATCTCCGACAATTATAAACAGCATTTCCTAGAGATGATAGAGCGTAGATCGATCCTGCCGAAATAA
- a CDS encoding efflux RND transporter periplasmic adaptor subunit has protein sequence MDKKKLIMGGVAVILIAGGVFLFTGKSSKGGIKLETAKVGRSTITNTVTATGTVEPVTEVEVGTQVSGIIDKLYADYNDVVKAGQLIAEMDKINLQAELRSAEAQLASSKTEFEYQQKNYARSKVLHEKQLISDTDYETATYNYEKAKAAYDQSQASMVKVNRNLEYATITSPIDGVVINRAVEEGQTVAAGFETPTLFTIAADLTKMQVIADVDEADIGNVEEGQRVSFTVDAYPNDQFEGVVRQIRLGDSESTSSASSSTSSSTVVTYEVVITADNPDLKLKPRLTANITIYTLERANVLTLPNKALRFIPEPAIMESLGMTVTDPNAEVQPGKRLVWSRQGNTLSPRQITVGTSNNSVTEVTEGLSEGDEVAVDLASAANMPEVGAGAERSPFMPGPPGSNKNKR, from the coding sequence ATGGACAAGAAGAAACTAATCATGGGCGGTGTTGCCGTTATCCTCATCGCGGGGGGCGTGTTCCTTTTCACGGGCAAATCCTCGAAAGGCGGGATCAAGCTGGAGACCGCTAAGGTAGGGCGCAGCACGATCACGAATACGGTTACGGCCACCGGTACGGTAGAGCCCGTTACCGAGGTTGAGGTAGGTACGCAGGTATCCGGTATCATCGATAAGTTGTACGCTGATTATAACGACGTGGTGAAGGCCGGCCAACTGATCGCCGAGATGGATAAGATCAACCTCCAAGCCGAACTTCGTTCCGCCGAGGCGCAATTGGCGAGCAGCAAGACGGAGTTCGAGTATCAACAGAAGAACTACGCACGTAGCAAGGTGCTTCACGAGAAACAATTGATTAGCGATACGGATTATGAGACGGCTACCTATAATTATGAGAAGGCGAAGGCCGCTTACGACCAGAGTCAGGCCTCCATGGTGAAAGTAAACCGTAATCTGGAATATGCCACGATCACGAGCCCTATAGACGGAGTGGTTATCAACCGGGCCGTTGAGGAAGGGCAGACCGTTGCCGCCGGCTTCGAGACCCCGACTCTGTTTACCATTGCCGCCGACTTGACGAAGATGCAGGTGATAGCAGACGTGGATGAGGCGGATATAGGGAACGTGGAGGAAGGCCAACGGGTTAGCTTTACGGTGGATGCCTACCCGAACGATCAATTCGAGGGCGTGGTTCGCCAGATTCGCCTTGGGGATAGCGAAAGCACCTCCAGCGCTTCTTCCAGTACTTCTTCTTCTACGGTCGTTACCTACGAGGTAGTGATTACGGCAGATAATCCGGACTTGAAACTGAAACCTCGCTTGACGGCGAATATCACGATTTATACGTTGGAACGTGCGAATGTCCTGACCTTGCCGAACAAGGCACTTCGTTTTATCCCCGAGCCCGCCATCATGGAATCGTTGGGTATGACCGTGACAGATCCGAATGCGGAGGTACAACCCGGAAAACGCTTGGTTTGGTCCCGCCAAGGAAATACCTTGAGCCCGAGGCAGATTACGGTCGGAACCAGCAACAACAGCGTGACCGAAGTAACCGAGGGCTTGAGCGAGGGCGATGAGGTAGCCGTAGATTTAGCGAGCGCCGCTAACATGCCGGAAGTAGGTGCAGGAGCGGAGCGTAGCCCTTTCATGCCGGGCCCTCCGGGAAGCAACAAAAATAAGAGATAG
- the dacB gene encoding D-alanyl-D-alanine carboxypeptidase/D-alanyl-D-alanine endopeptidase, whose protein sequence is MIRKISFFFLISCLYLSVGAQVPQPIKQFLRKPYMEGASFSLIVKDVHNGETVFAYDTLRQLTPASVMKTVTTATALEILGEDYRFPTTLAYDGSIEKGLLKGNLYIKGSGDPSLGSAHFAPYHKRFLQEWISALKKVGIHKIQGAVIADESIFDTEGTSFKWVGEDMGSYYGAGSYGLCVFDNLYKLGLQTGAPGSRPKLKGTEPELSGIHFHNYLTAQQVSSDSSFIVGAPFATDRYLYGIVPANREWYPLKGDIPDPALFLADYLTRQLEHEGITVGESPSCFRILREAGRWQPGKRTEIVTTYSPTLREIVEVTNHVSHNLFADALIKTIGLRYTPRKGEVISSFNRGIQVLRDYWQGKGLDLSCVWMYDGSGLAVTNKLSTAFVADLLIYMRTRSQQHTAFYESLPVAGVEGSVRNFLKGSSLQGKAHLKSGSMSRVKGYAGYINKGDKQYAIALFVNNYSCDGRPMTVAIEKLLLQLFN, encoded by the coding sequence ATGATACGTAAAATATCCTTTTTCTTCCTCATTTCTTGCTTATACCTTTCAGTAGGGGCACAGGTTCCACAACCTATCAAGCAATTCCTGCGTAAGCCTTATATGGAAGGAGCCTCATTTTCCTTGATCGTGAAAGACGTTCACAATGGCGAGACGGTATTCGCTTACGATACCCTCCGGCAGCTGACCCCAGCCTCGGTCATGAAGACGGTTACGACCGCTACCGCCTTGGAGATACTGGGCGAGGATTATCGCTTTCCCACGACATTGGCATACGATGGCTCCATCGAGAAGGGCTTGCTAAAAGGGAATCTATACATCAAGGGAAGCGGAGATCCCAGCCTTGGCTCAGCGCATTTCGCCCCGTATCATAAGCGGTTCCTACAGGAATGGATCTCCGCCTTGAAAAAGGTGGGTATCCATAAAATACAAGGTGCCGTAATCGCTGATGAAAGTATATTCGACACGGAAGGCACTTCCTTTAAATGGGTTGGCGAAGATATGGGCAGCTATTATGGCGCCGGAAGCTATGGACTTTGCGTATTCGACAATCTCTATAAATTAGGACTGCAAACCGGGGCTCCCGGAAGCCGCCCGAAGTTGAAAGGAACCGAACCGGAATTATCCGGCATCCATTTCCATAATTACTTAACGGCTCAGCAAGTATCTTCGGATAGTTCTTTTATCGTAGGGGCGCCATTCGCCACGGACCGTTATTTATACGGAATTGTCCCCGCTAACCGGGAATGGTATCCGCTCAAAGGGGATATCCCGGACCCGGCTCTTTTCCTAGCGGATTATCTCACTAGGCAATTGGAACATGAAGGGATCACGGTCGGCGAATCACCGTCTTGTTTCCGTATCTTGCGGGAGGCCGGTAGGTGGCAACCCGGGAAACGGACCGAGATTGTTACCACTTACTCCCCTACGCTTCGGGAAATCGTGGAAGTGACCAACCATGTCAGCCATAATTTATTCGCCGATGCCTTGATCAAGACAATCGGCCTACGCTATACGCCCCGTAAGGGAGAGGTCATATCTTCTTTTAACCGGGGCATCCAGGTGCTTCGGGACTATTGGCAAGGGAAAGGACTCGACCTCTCGTGCGTCTGGATGTACGACGGTAGTGGCCTTGCGGTTACCAACAAGTTATCAACAGCTTTTGTGGCTGATTTATTGATTTATATGAGAACCCGTTCACAACAACACACAGCCTTCTACGAATCATTGCCCGTAGCGGGGGTAGAAGGCTCGGTGAGGAACTTCTTAAAAGGCTCATCCCTCCAAGGAAAAGCTCATCTTAAAAGCGGAAGCATGAGCCGGGTAAAAGGATATGCGGGATATATAAACAAAGGCGATAAGCAATACGCCATCGCCCTATTCGTAAACAACTATTCCTGCGACGGACGTCCTATGACCGTAGCGATAGAGAAATTATTGCTCCAGTTGTTCAACTAA
- a CDS encoding ABC transporter ATP-binding protein — protein sequence MKEIIRLDNIKRDFHVGDEIVHALRGVSFTIREGEFVTIMGTSGSGKSTLLNTLGCLDTPTSGEYYLDGVSVRTMNKRQRATLRNRKIGFVFQSYNLLAKTTAVENVELPLMYNPAYKAAQRREKAVNALIAVGLGDRLMHKSNQMSGGQMQRVAIARALVNDPAVILADEATGNLDTRTSFEILVLFQRLHAEGRTIIFVTHNPEIAQYSSRNITLRDGHVTADTVNTNILSAAEALARLPKNDD from the coding sequence ATGAAAGAAATTATCAGATTAGACAATATAAAACGAGACTTCCACGTGGGCGACGAGATCGTCCATGCCCTGCGAGGCGTGTCGTTCACGATCCGCGAGGGGGAGTTCGTGACGATCATGGGAACCTCCGGCTCCGGAAAGAGTACGTTGCTGAACACGCTGGGTTGCCTTGATACTCCTACGAGCGGGGAGTATTACTTAGACGGGGTATCCGTGCGCACCATGAACAAGCGGCAACGGGCGACTCTCCGGAATCGTAAGATCGGCTTCGTCTTCCAGAGCTATAACCTGCTGGCGAAGACAACGGCGGTAGAGAATGTAGAGCTCCCTCTCATGTACAACCCCGCCTATAAAGCGGCTCAGCGTAGGGAAAAGGCGGTCAACGCCTTGATCGCCGTGGGCTTGGGAGACCGACTGATGCATAAAAGCAACCAGATGTCCGGTGGCCAGATGCAGCGTGTGGCGATCGCCCGTGCCTTGGTGAACGACCCGGCGGTGATCCTGGCGGACGAGGCTACCGGCAACTTGGATACCCGTACCTCTTTTGAGATCTTGGTGCTCTTCCAGCGTCTGCACGCCGAGGGACGTACGATTATTTTTGTCACCCACAACCCGGAGATCGCCCAATACAGCAGCCGGAATATCACGTTGCGCGACGGTCATGTAACCGCCGATACGGTGAATACGAATATCTTGAGCGCCGCCGAGGCTTTGGCCCGCCTGCCCAAGAATGATGATTAA
- a CDS encoding ABC transporter permease, with protein MNTTNLLKIALRALANNKLRGFLTMLGIIIGVASVITMLAIGQGSKRSIQAQISEMGSNMIMIQPGADMRGGVRQDASAMETLKLQDYEDIVNETRYVSATSPSVNSSGQAIYGANNAPTTVYGISPDYMEIRRYEVEDGDMFSDQDVQTAAKVCVIGKTVVDNLFPGGENPVGRVIRFQKLPFRVVGVLKSKGYNSMGMDQDDLILAPYTTIQKKILAITHLQGITCSALKEEYTDQAIDEISEILRRNHRLRETDDDDFTIRSMQELSTMLTSTTDIMTTLLAAVAGISLLVGGIGIMNIMYVSVTERTREIGLRMSIGAKGMDILAQFLIESILISVTGGLIGVLFGVGAALIVNVVAHFPIYIQPWSVLLSFVVCTVTGVFFGWYPAKKAAQLDPIEAIRYE; from the coding sequence ATGAATACGACGAATTTACTAAAGATAGCCCTCCGGGCCTTGGCCAACAACAAGCTGCGGGGATTCCTCACGATGCTGGGTATCATCATCGGCGTGGCTTCCGTGATCACGATGCTGGCCATCGGTCAAGGTTCGAAGCGGAGTATACAGGCGCAGATCAGCGAGATGGGCTCGAACATGATCATGATCCAGCCGGGAGCCGACATGCGTGGTGGTGTCCGCCAAGACGCCTCTGCCATGGAGACGCTGAAGCTACAGGACTACGAGGATATCGTGAACGAGACTCGCTACGTCTCCGCCACCTCTCCCTCCGTGAACAGTAGCGGGCAGGCCATCTATGGCGCCAACAATGCCCCGACCACCGTCTACGGTATCAGCCCGGATTATATGGAGATACGCCGATACGAGGTGGAGGATGGCGATATGTTCAGCGATCAAGACGTACAGACCGCCGCCAAGGTATGCGTGATCGGGAAGACGGTGGTGGATAACCTTTTCCCCGGCGGAGAGAATCCCGTCGGACGGGTGATCCGTTTCCAGAAGCTACCGTTCCGGGTCGTGGGCGTACTGAAAAGCAAAGGATATAACAGCATGGGAATGGACCAAGACGACCTGATCTTAGCTCCATACACAACTATTCAAAAGAAGATCTTGGCCATTACCCATTTGCAAGGCATAACCTGCTCGGCGCTCAAGGAGGAGTACACCGATCAAGCCATAGACGAGATATCGGAGATACTGAGGCGTAACCATAGGCTGCGGGAAACCGATGATGATGATTTCACGATCCGGAGTATGCAGGAGTTGAGTACGATGTTGACAAGTACGACGGATATAATGACGACGTTGCTGGCCGCGGTGGCTGGTATCTCTCTTCTCGTTGGTGGTATCGGTATCATGAATATCATGTACGTGAGCGTGACGGAGCGTACGCGGGAGATCGGCCTCCGTATGAGTATCGGTGCGAAAGGCATGGATATCTTGGCTCAGTTCTTGATCGAGTCTATCCTTATCAGCGTGACCGGGGGATTGATCGGCGTGCTTTTCGGCGTGGGAGCCGCCTTGATCGTGAATGTCGTGGCGCATTTCCCGATCTATATCCAGCCATGGAGCGTACTGCTCTCTTTCGTGGTATGTACCGTCACCGGGGTGTTCTTCGGATGGTATCCCGCTAAGAAGGCGGCCCAGCTCGACCCGATAGAGGCCATACGCTATGAGTAG
- a CDS encoding sensor histidine kinase: MNDTPQSPPIKGLGKLIHIAGWGILFCSPFFFTGRESQVTFEGYLRSIIVPLSFMLVFYLNYGWLVRRYLFNRRTGRFLLINLLLIGSTMLFVHFCMRYFYPPEMHHPARPPRPLNETVGFFLVNAVIYSLVAGLSVAIKMTDGWYRVAAIQRELEKERAEAELQNLKSQLNPHFLFNTLNNIYSLIAFSPEKAQEAVHDLSRLLRYVLYESSQPFVPLEKDFDFLRNYVELMRIRLPKHVELKTNIVASSPGTLIAPLLFISLVENAFKHGVSNNKPSFIHLDIHQEGAEVVCTIVNSYFPKSPDQDKSGSGIGLVNLEKRLGLLYPGHFSFQCGREGDNYSSYLSITINETEI, translated from the coding sequence ATGAATGACACACCACAATCCCCCCCTATCAAAGGTTTGGGAAAGTTGATACACATTGCGGGATGGGGTATCCTATTCTGTTCCCCCTTCTTCTTCACGGGGAGGGAGTCGCAAGTCACGTTCGAGGGGTATCTGCGGAGCATCATCGTGCCGCTCTCCTTCATGCTCGTCTTCTACTTGAATTACGGGTGGCTGGTGAGGCGGTATTTGTTCAACCGCCGGACAGGGCGTTTCCTGCTGATCAACCTATTGCTTATCGGGAGTACGATGCTGTTCGTGCATTTCTGCATGCGCTATTTCTACCCTCCGGAGATGCATCATCCGGCTCGTCCGCCCCGCCCGTTGAACGAGACGGTGGGGTTCTTTCTCGTCAACGCCGTTATCTACTCCTTGGTAGCCGGCCTTAGCGTGGCGATCAAGATGACGGACGGATGGTACCGGGTGGCGGCTATCCAGCGGGAACTGGAGAAGGAGCGTGCCGAGGCGGAATTGCAGAACTTGAAAAGCCAGCTTAACCCGCATTTCCTGTTTAATACGTTGAATAATATCTATAGCTTGATAGCGTTCAGCCCGGAGAAGGCGCAGGAGGCGGTGCACGATTTGAGCCGCTTGCTTCGCTATGTCTTGTATGAGAGTAGCCAGCCTTTTGTCCCTTTGGAGAAGGATTTCGACTTCCTTCGTAATTATGTGGAGTTGATGCGTATACGCCTGCCCAAACATGTGGAGCTGAAAACGAATATCGTCGCTTCCTCTCCGGGAACCTTGATCGCCCCCCTGTTGTTTATCTCCTTGGTTGAGAACGCATTTAAGCATGGGGTGAGCAATAATAAGCCGTCTTTCATCCATTTGGATATCCATCAGGAGGGGGCGGAGGTAGTTTGTACTATCGTGAATAGCTATTTCCCGAAAAGCCCGGATCAAGATAAAAGTGGTTCCGGTATCGGGCTGGTGAATCTGGAGAAACGCTTGGGGCTGCTCTATCCGGGGCATTTCTCGTTCCAATGCGGTCGGGAGGGGGATAACTATTCTTCTTATCTATCAATTACTATAAACGAGACTGAGATATGA
- a CDS encoding AI-2E family transporter yields the protein MNPLFDKPFTFDRVIRIVFGILVISGIIYLIALLRNALLPFLIAWLLAYMMQPFVKFFQYKLCFKSRILSIMAVLVTLGLLITLLIVMVVPSIAAEADKTLELIRTHDPGEGHVPLIPHSWMEYLESNVNFAQIMELLSKENLLKAVKQIAPQLWSILSNTFSILFSITIVFVILLYFIFILLDYEKIANGWIDLIPERYRPFLQGLAEDVEYSMNRYFRGQSLIALSVGILLAIGFKIINFPLAVTLGLFIGVLNLIPYMQAIGIIPMILLSLLRSAETGENFWLIFGLAILVLGIVQCIQDLYLTPRIMGKAMGLNPAIILLSLSIWGTILGFIGLIIALPLTTLCLSYYKRFILHEYNELDSRSLAHQPKQEEINSDLIAKK from the coding sequence ATGAATCCACTGTTTGACAAGCCTTTTACGTTTGACCGTGTAATACGCATAGTGTTCGGTATACTGGTCATCTCAGGGATTATCTATTTGATAGCCTTATTACGGAACGCATTGTTACCTTTCCTGATCGCTTGGTTGCTGGCTTACATGATGCAACCGTTCGTAAAGTTCTTCCAATATAAATTATGCTTTAAGAGCCGTATCTTATCGATTATGGCGGTATTGGTGACTTTAGGGCTGTTGATAACGTTGCTGATAGTCATGGTCGTTCCTTCCATCGCGGCTGAGGCGGATAAAACGCTAGAACTGATCCGCACACATGATCCCGGTGAAGGTCATGTCCCTTTGATTCCGCATTCATGGATGGAATATCTGGAAAGTAATGTGAACTTCGCTCAGATTATGGAGTTATTGAGTAAGGAGAATTTGTTGAAAGCGGTGAAGCAGATAGCACCCCAGTTATGGTCTATCTTATCGAACACCTTCTCGATCCTTTTCAGTATCACGATCGTGTTCGTGATCTTGCTTTATTTTATCTTCATCCTTTTGGACTATGAGAAGATCGCGAATGGTTGGATCGATTTGATACCGGAGCGTTACCGTCCGTTCCTGCAAGGTTTGGCTGAGGATGTGGAATACAGCATGAACCGTTATTTCCGAGGACAATCGCTGATCGCTCTCTCCGTCGGGATTCTCCTCGCGATCGGTTTTAAGATCATTAATTTCCCGTTGGCGGTCACGCTGGGCTTGTTTATCGGCGTGCTGAACTTAATTCCCTATATGCAGGCGATCGGTATCATCCCGATGATTCTATTGAGCTTATTGCGTTCGGCCGAGACAGGCGAGAACTTCTGGTTGATCTTTGGTTTGGCTATTTTAGTCTTGGGTATCGTACAATGTATACAGGATTTATATCTTACCCCCCGCATAATGGGTAAGGCTATGGGATTGAATCCCGCCATCATTTTACTCTCATTATCCATCTGGGGAACGATCTTAGGCTTTATCGGCTTAATAATAGCCCTCCCATTAACAACCTTATGCTTATCTTATTATAAACGATTTATCTTGCATGAATATAATGAGTTAGATTCCAGAAGCCTTGCTCATCAACCTAAACAAGAGGAAATAAATTCAGATTTAATCGCAAAAAAATAG